A single Candidatus Omnitrophota bacterium DNA region contains:
- the pyrE gene encoding orotate phosphoribosyltransferase, with protein sequence MQKAGIIDMFKKRDAFLSGHFRLTSGLHSGHYLQCALVLQYPEDAAKLGRAIADKFRKDKIDVVAGPALGGIIIAYEVARSLGVRCVFGEREEGRMKLRRGFSIKPGEKVLLAEDVATTGGSLKELARLIRESGGEIVGMASIIDRSGGTTDFGVPFKTLMMLNIETFEEKDCPLCKECIPIMKPGSRK encoded by the coding sequence ATGCAGAAAGCCGGAATCATAGATATGTTCAAAAAGCGGGATGCTTTTCTAAGCGGCCACTTCAGGCTTACAAGCGGCCTGCATAGCGGCCATTACCTTCAATGCGCGCTTGTGCTGCAATATCCGGAAGATGCCGCAAAACTGGGAAGAGCGATAGCCGACAAATTTAGAAAAGATAAAATTGATGTTGTGGCGGGACCGGCCCTGGGTGGTATAATAATAGCGTATGAAGTAGCCCGCTCTTTGGGTGTAAGGTGCGTCTTCGGCGAGCGGGAAGAAGGGCGCATGAAGCTGCGGCGCGGGTTCAGCATAAAGCCGGGCGAAAAGGTGCTTTTAGCCGAAGATGTCGCGACAACGGGCGGCTCGCTTAAAGAACTGGCGCGCCTTATCAGAGAATCCGGCGGCGAGATTGTCGGGATGGCGTCTATAATAGATAGAAGCGGCGGAACGACCGACTTCGGGGTTCCTTTTAAGACGCTCATGATGTTAAATATAGAAACATTCGAGGAAAAAGACTGCCCGCTTTGCAAAGAATGTATCCCTATCATGAAGCCTGGTTCAAGGAAGTAA